The nucleotide sequence CGCCCCCACTGCTTCAGAATGGCGTCGACAACCTGCTGCTGCGAGGCCAGGTCGCGCACGTCGGCGGCCATACCCAGGGCCGATCCGACGGGTTTATTGGTATCGGACGTATGCCCCGGCTTGATTTCGTTGAGCCGGGCCGCGGCTGCTTCGGCTGCTTCCTGCGAACGGCTGGTCACCGCCACGTTGATACCCGCTTTGATGAGAACTTCGGCTACGCCATACCCTATGCCCTTTGAGCCGCCTGTAATGAGGGCCGTTCTGATGTGATCTGCCATGAATACTGTATACTAAATTGGTAAAAATTGGCCTGTATAACCTGGGGCGATAACTCCGCCACCAGCCCGAAAGTTTTGAGGATAAAGTAACGTAAGGCGCGTATCGGCTTTATCTAAAAACCAAATTCGGCAAAGAAATTTGCTTTTGTTTGCGTACAGACCGATTCCAGACCCTACTCGCCTTTCTGATGAAGTTGTCCATCACGGCCCTCCTGTTCGTTCTTCTGACGTTTAGTACGTCCCTTTTGGCTCAGTCTAGAATCGACAGCCTTCTGCCCGTGCGGGGCTTCTGCATTGCGGCTCCCCAGCCCAAGCAGCTCGATACGTTTCTGAAATTCATTAACGAAGAGCTGGCTCCGCGACAGGTCAATACGCTGATTCTGCGCGTCGATTTCAACTATGAATACGACAGCCACCCCGAACTCCGCGACAGTATTGCTCTGTCCAAACGGGAGGTTAAGAAGCTGGTGAAAGCCTGCCAGAAAAACGGTATCCGGCTCATTCCGCAGATCAACCTGCTCGGCCATCAGTCGTGGGCCAGCACAACCCACAAACTGCTGAGCGTTTACCCGGAGTTCGACGAAACCCCGCACGTCAAAATGCCCGAGAAATACGTCTGGCCAAACCCCGACGGGCTGTACTGCAAGAGTTACTGTCCGCTGCATCCGGGCGTTCATGCGGTGGTGTTTGCGCTGGTCGATGAGATTTGCGATGTTTTTGAAGCCGACGCCTTTCACGCGGGCATGGATGAGGTCTTTTACATCGGCGACGACAACTGTCCGCGCTGCTCGGGCCGCGACAAAGCCGAACTGTTTGCGGGTGAAGTGACCGAGATCCGGAATCATCTGGCGCAGAAAAACCGGAAGCTCTGGATGTGGGGCGACCGGCTGCTGGATGGCAAAACAACCGGCCTCGGTATGTGGGAGGCTAGCTTCAACAACACGCACCGGGCCATTGACCTGATCCCGAAAGACGTCATGATTTGCGACTGGCACTACGAACGCCCTGACCAGACCGCCATTTATTTCGCTATGAAAGGGCTGAGCGTGCTGACCTGTCCCTGGCGAAAGCCGACTTTTGCCGTTTCCCAGACCCAGGACATGCTCAGGTTCCGGCGAACGGCTACCCCGCCCATGAAAGAGCGGTTTCAGGGTATGATGCAGACAGTCTGGTCAGGCGCAGGACCGTTTCTGGATGAGTTTTACGGTAAGAAGGTGAATCCGGAAGCCAGGGAGAATACAGCCAGCAACTGTTTCAGAACGCTGTTCGACGAAATCAAACGCATTGAAACCACCCCATGATTGACACCCACGCCTTTAACCAGACGCTCCCCACGGCAGCGCACCGGTCCGACCGCATTTACTCTATCGACGTGTTCAGAGCATTGACCATGCTGCTGATGATTTTCGTGAATGACCTCTGGACCCTCTCGGGCATTCCGGCCTGGCTCGAACATTCGCGGGCCGATCAGGATTTTCTGGGCTTTGCCGATACCATCTTCCCAGGCTTTCTGTTCATCGTGGGCATGTCGATTCCCTTCGCCATTCGGCAGCGCCTGGCCAAGGGCGAATCGACTCCGGAGATTGTCAGGCATATTGGCGTTCGCTCGGCAGCCTTGCTGATTATGGGGGTTTTTACGGTCAACGTGCCGGAGCTGAATGAGCAGGCCACCGGCCTAAGCAGCGAATGGTTTCAGATTCTGATGGTGATCGGGTTCTTTCTGATCTGGAACGTTTATCCCAAACGCGACGATTCCCGGAAATGGCTCTTTACCGGACTGCAACTCCTGGGCGTGGGTGTATTACTGGTGCTGGCCTTTACGTTCCGGGGAGGTGACAGCGCGGGCCGGATGATGCCGCATTGGTGGGGGATTCTGGGGCTCATTGGCTGGACGTACCTAACTTGCGCCCTCATCTACCTGTTCGCGCACAAACGGCCGGTTCTGCTGGGGCTGGCCTGGGCCTTTTTCAGCCTGCTGACCATTGCGGGACATGCGGGCTGGCT is from Spirosoma taeanense and encodes:
- a CDS encoding family 20 glycosylhydrolase, whose amino-acid sequence is MAQSRIDSLLPVRGFCIAAPQPKQLDTFLKFINEELAPRQVNTLILRVDFNYEYDSHPELRDSIALSKREVKKLVKACQKNGIRLIPQINLLGHQSWASTTHKLLSVYPEFDETPHVKMPEKYVWPNPDGLYCKSYCPLHPGVHAVVFALVDEICDVFEADAFHAGMDEVFYIGDDNCPRCSGRDKAELFAGEVTEIRNHLAQKNRKLWMWGDRLLDGKTTGLGMWEASFNNTHRAIDLIPKDVMICDWHYERPDQTAIYFAMKGLSVLTCPWRKPTFAVSQTQDMLRFRRTATPPMKERFQGMMQTVWSGAGPFLDEFYGKKVNPEARENTASNCFRTLFDEIKRIETTP
- a CDS encoding heparan-alpha-glucosaminide N-acetyltransferase domain-containing protein translates to MIDTHAFNQTLPTAAHRSDRIYSIDVFRALTMLLMIFVNDLWTLSGIPAWLEHSRADQDFLGFADTIFPGFLFIVGMSIPFAIRQRLAKGESTPEIVRHIGVRSAALLIMGVFTVNVPELNEQATGLSSEWFQILMVIGFFLIWNVYPKRDDSRKWLFTGLQLLGVGVLLVLAFTFRGGDSAGRMMPHWWGILGLIGWTYLTCALIYLFAHKRPVLLGLAWAFFSLLTIAGHAGWLRDLWPDGPRDWILGNGAFQSFTSAGILATLLLTHFRTTGQSRRLPLLLVAIGVLLVLAGLVSRQFFIISKIQATPTWVFLCTGIAFIAYAGIYSLVDQQHKAHWFAPIKPAGTSTLTCYLIPYVYYSLADLSGLSLPAGLTFGLAGLVKSLLFAFLIIGITAILGRFKIRLKV